Below is a genomic region from Haliotis asinina isolate JCU_RB_2024 chromosome 14, JCU_Hal_asi_v2, whole genome shotgun sequence.
GCTCGTATCACACAGTCTTGCTCGACAAATGTTTGTGGGGCAAGCAAAGCTGCCTCAAATCAGTGCTCTTGGCAAAATGGATGGAATATTCAAAAGTTATATACCCCAGAGTGAGCAGGCCGTGTTTCTGCTTTTCATATGTGTGGGTAGCATGCTTCACATGCTATGTGCACTGTTACAGCTAATTCATACACAAACTAAGTATCTTCTTGGCTGTTGAATGATTTCTTACCTGAAACATGGGCTGAGGTGAACAGACATATTCTTGTGACGCTTCTCAAATCGGTTGTATTTCTTTACATAGTGTAGATATTCCCTTCGAATGACGATGGTTCTCTGCATTTTCATCTTGAGAACAACACCTGACAAGATCCGCCCTCGAATGCTCACATTGCCAGTGAAAGGGCATTTCTTGTCAATGTATGTGCCATCAATAGCCTGCATGAAAAGatatcatgtaaaatatatattcccAAAATTAAAAATGACCATAAATATTCATGAGAGAGAGAGGACACATGTTGACTCCCAACATACATAAAATGCTCCATTACATAGCATACAAAAATGGCTCAAAAACTTGACAGATTAGTCTGTTATACTTAAATCTGCTGGTGCTGGTGGGCAGAAAGGACATTTTGGAATTTCAGCTTCATTGTGACATCGGAGTTGTTTGCATGCACTCAGTAATGTGTTCAGGGCAattttaaatggacatttatTGAAGTTTATCATTTTTTAATGGAAATTCTTCTACTTCGAGTTAAAAATAATACGTCTGGTATATTTTAATGAAGAATCAGCTAATGTTGAAAAATCAATAAACAAAAAATTCTTGCCAAATAATGCGCATAATCAGCACTTTCGAAATTGCTGCTAAGACAGCCCCAATGTAAACTGGACCATGTTTTCTTAGTGACACACAACACTTCCCTATTAATTCATCTAGCAGTCCTCTAATGAAATAGTTTTCTGTCTGTagcacaaaaaaaaccaaaagatatatttcattttgactaAATTTGAGTGTGCTTAAGCTTTCCACCACCCACTTTCGATATTATCCATTGTTTACATTACATGAACAAAGACAACTACTTCATTGGTCACTATTTATAGATGGGCCAATCAGTGAAGGGACAACAAGCCATGACTGGTATTTTTACCTCTTTTGCATAAAGTATCTTCAGTACATTTTCAATTATCAAGATTTTCCTTTTTTCCCCCATTTCTTTATTGCACTCAGTGGGTTACAGAATAGAAGTACATTCAAAGTAGGGTACAATATTAATCCTGGCTCAGCAGCTCTAGCTGATAAATCAGTACCTGTACTAAGACTAACATTGACAATGGTAGTAACAGCTTACAATCTAAGCTGAGCAAGATTTTCTTAGTTACGAAAATTTAAGAGATGGAATAACTTCAGGTTTGTTTTGATAGCCTTGAATTGATATGATACACTAcgtgattttgatgttttgggTAAAAATGCATCATATTCAGATATGACCTAAAAATACATAGTGTTTTCTTATACCTAGGCATACATTTTTCTTAAGTATTTCAACTTTGCTAATGCATATTGTATGCAAATACGcatcttatctggagctctgtgtTAACTAAAACACTTCAGTAGCATAATGCTATGAAATGAACCCTTACATATTTTTTGGAGTACCCCCAATTTTATGATGAAGGGGTCCAGTGTCCCCTTGAATATCACAGCTAAAGCAGACACTGATACAATCAACAGTACATTTTCATCAACTACAACCATTCAGTGAGTTTAagtatacagtgagtgagtgagtatagttatacgctacactcagcaaaattgcggtggtctgtaaataatccagtctggaccagacaatccagtgatcaacagcacaagcatcgatctgcacatcatgtgtcaaccaagtcagcgagtctcaccacctgatcccgtttgtcgccgtttacgacaagcatagtcgcctttcatggcaagcatgggttgctgaggcctattctaccccaggaccttaaCAGGTCTCGTATACAGTAGTTCAGATTTATGAATCATGCCATGTCTTATGACCTATTTTATTTCTGAACAGCAAACAGTAATAAACTTGAAACACAGAGATACACTGCTTTGTTTTCAGTTATATTGTCCGAGTTGTTCAGGCTGGAAAGATTTCATGCAAAAGATCTATAAACACAAATCCTAGCTACAATATGAACAACAGACGACATCGTAAGTCCAGAGAGTGTCTTATAATCAACTTGCTAATTGCAAGGGTGCTTTGTAACAGTCAAATATTAACAagcatgaaaatatacaatgcTTCTCCAATGACATGCTCTATCTTGTATAAGACTTCAATGATATTGCTGCATGGGACTGGAACTAAATCTAAATGATGCTAAACCTAAACTGCTTATTATTAACCCAGCTAACTGATTACTTTGAGCCAACTCATGTTAAGAGGTTTACCGAGAAGATTGAGAGCTAAGTCAGACAACCAAAATGGTTAACTAACTGAATTCTGTGGTCATCAAACGTGAATATTCCAAAGTTACTAAACAGATAAAACCAGAAGTGGCACAAGTTAATTGCTGAAAGGTATCTGCAAATCTGCGCAATACTGAACAGTCTCAAGTGATGCACCCATTTGCACATTGTGGCAGGGTAGATAGATATACTTCACTCACCTCTCTGGGGGTTTTAAAACCCAGGCCAACATTTCTCACATAGCGCAAGTTCTTTTTGCCCTTTCCAGATAGGAGGgactttttgtttaaaaacacaGTTGGTTGGCGCTGAAACGATCTCTCAGTCTGAAACAATAGAAATAAGCCAAAAATTGTGAGCAAGGTTCAATAATACCCCCTACTGTGACTCCTAGGTAAACAATTAATATTCTTGACAAAAAAAGATCTGTACCAAACATCTTTCCTATGAACAAAGAATAAATTactaaaatctgaaaataatcaagagTGGTTGGACAAATCTGGAACAACACCACCAACCCCGCATGTAATTTGTGATACTTCTCAGTAtctaaaataatattaaaatttaaaactttGCACTATGGCTCTCCTGTAGAGAGGATACCATTACAATGGAATGTGTGACCATTGGCAAGGACTTATGAAGATTTAATAAAGAATATACACAAATAATTTAacaagtgagttagtttagtcttacgcccgccacactcagcaatattccagttaggTGGCGGTAGTCTATAAGTAAtccactctggaccagacattccagtgatcaacagcatgagcactgatctacacaaatgggaaccaatggcatgtgtcaatggagtcagcgaggctgaccatctgatcccattagtccaGTCTTAACATAAGAATAGTTGCTTCTTAttgcaaacatgggttgctgaaggcctattctacccggacaTTCATGGGTCTCACAATAAAAGAAATTTGATAAAACACAAGGAGAGAACTTATTCATTGATAAATGCGAAAAGATTCAGAATTCACAGAGCAGACCTACATGTGTCCCACACTGGGCTTGCATACTTGCTTTATTTTTTTAAAGCTACTCTAAAACAAAATACTGTCTCTAACACCTGGCCGAGGTGCTTGCACAAGCACAATTTATAACaaaagatgccagtgtactaTATGAGAAAGCTGCTAATAGCAATTTGGATGGCCCTATCAGACACACATATTAGTTCTTTGCTTCTCATATTCTcatgtttgtgttgatgtattCGGACTAATTctgcatcattattaacagagTAGCAGtaacatcttcaaatgtaatgaaatcaacgaaaatataacattttagtAGATGTCATGCCATGTTTTGTGCAATCTGTGACGAAGGAAAAGGACAACACTGACTTGATGACATATAATCTTGCCTAATTTCCACTGACTGTAAAAGTCTTGGCTTCTACGTCAGCATAAAACACTCTTTGGACAAAACATGAATGGTTTTACCATTGAATAGTGTCCTGAATTTATCAATAATTAGACAGTTTTTCTATGTACCTTATAGTGAACAACACAGGCAAATGTTTGGCATCAATTTAGCAcaaatgaaatataatatttcacagcacctgaatattcattgaatattcatttaggatataaatGTTTCTTCTTATGATAATGTCATtctcttcataagtatgcacTGAAAGGTACAAAAAGATCGCTATTTGAGTATGAAACTATTAGAATATGGTTGTActgtttgtccaaattaagacagaagctggtttatatatttttaaacaatttatAAATATTGCTTGAGTTAGATCATGATATAATTAATCGACTTTCATATGTTCgactgttcatatgaaactgcaatatcaGTTTCAACGTATTGAActttgtacatcacaggaactaaagcacatgttgcagtaatggctacgtgtgatcttctaacacttgtgtaaaggactaaaatgtggtataatacacttagtgagtcaatttcccatgtaaatattattcaaacaatcaaaaactttcaaagaataaaaacgcattcCCCATATCCAGATATAATATGATGTTGAACAAGGATATATGTAGATGATGAAATTAagtttcttgaaaaaatatctgaacgatatgcaaaatatacatcataatacTGAAGTGCAATCGGAACGACACAGCCATTGTTTACTTTTGTTCAACCAACCTTCGCCGcgaagaaattgcctaatatgttcaacaatgttgacatatgaCATCAATAGTGATGACCAATTTCTTTCGAACGGGCAGCtttgctgacaagggtacacactATTTTGCAAGTACATttcccttgattcagggatcacttgtacataaatatgacatGGAAGTAATTACAATGATTCTGattatctgtgtattgttatacgTTTTTATTGCAAATAACAGATGACGCCAAAAATATTGATAACCACAGttgttctgcgtgattttgtgACAGTCATGGCGCCACATGAATCACCCCCGAAACGGCCCCTGATATTAACTGACCCAAACTGACCCCAAGAAGTAAACATTTACGCCAAAAGATTTGACATCGAAACTATTCTGTACACTGATTGCCCATCTAATGACATTGAAGGTAATAATCTAGCAACATCCGTCTATAATTACattcaagaaaaaaatcaattcaCTAaaatctaacaccgatatttgACAACCTTATTAAGACTGTGCTATTATTAGCAGTGTAAATCCAAGAAACTTCACTTGGAACCCATCATCATCAACCTGGATGTTGTCCATTTTCCTTAATTACCATGTGACGTCTTAGTGTCTATGTTCAATATTATGTGGGGAGAGGCATTAATATAGGAAATTTTGCCTGTTTAACATTCCCACGAAGCCTTGTCCTTTGTAAAATTATATAGATCGCTCATCAAAGGAATATAAATAATCTTTAAACCTCCCAAAATGTCCATGttttacaaattacaaatgaattgaaacattcatgtgtctgtatgtcagCTGAGTCTATGTTTCAAACATGTAGAAATACATGCTAATCGTTATCCATTAAAGATAATTATCATAACATCCGTCACCGTTGATTAACCAAGGGGCCGGTTTGTGTTAAATATCAGGGGGCCGGTTTGTGTTAAATATCAGGGGGCCGGTTCGGGTGGATTCGCGTCACGCGTACAGCAAATAACGCTATGACTCGCgaatgaaaaatggcgacaCTTACGATAAAGCCtattttgaaacgtaattttagGCACTTTTGCCTTGCCTGAGATAATAGTGCTTTGTCTGAGATGATATTAagggagtagtgcactttaccgggcgcgctTTTTCCGATTTTTTTCGCTGTGCTGGCGGGGCTCGAACGCTCTCAGCAGGGGTCGTGGGATTCTAATTAGACTAATTAGCGGGCACGCTACCTCGGGACCACCGGTGCGATCACAGTTAGTTAGTGCTCGTTTAACGGGTCATTACCCCactagctctgcgcatgcgcagtgaatgaaaacaaactattatggtttgttttcatttactgcgcatgcgcagagctaggccccgcctacccattcatcaaagcgagaagccacacctaggcattgttttcaagatgttgtgCAGCCAATCCAGCGAAGCTATGATATACGATGACGTTTATCGTTTGACTTTCGATTCGTGGATGGATATATGGATATAATCGCATCTAAGGTTtgccaaccctaacctttactcactaaccctaatgatctagaagggggggtccctaacccaaaagatctagaaggggggtccctaaccctaaagatctagaaggggggtccctaaccctaaggatctagaaggggggatccctaaccctaaggatctagaaggggggtgtccctaaccctaaggatctagaagggggggtccctaaccctaaggatctagaagcgggggtccctaaccctaaggatctagaagtggggtccctaaccctaaggatctagaaggggggtccctaaccctaaggatacaTCAGCGCGGTAAAGTGAGACAGTTCAGTAGCTCTACAGCGCGCTATCACTATAGCGCGCTCATTAGCGAGCGCTCAGCAGTCCCGGGTcgcgcgcccggtaaactgcactctagccgATATTAAAAAACAGGGAGTTTTCTGCTGAATTGAAAACTGTGCGTTTATTGGGACTTCTAGTGAgggttgaagaggaaggacatatatatatatatactatggCACTCAAGGGGTTAACATCGTCGACAGCATACGTATAACGCGACATCAACGGTTTAACCTAGAGTAACAGCATTAGAAATATCAGCCGGTCAAAAACAATCGGATTTGATCCATCGTTAAACAAATATATCGTATTATTTAGCTATGCTACCATACCCATGCGTACCTGTTCAGCCATGTTGGATTGAAAGGCCGGAACGGGGTCCTCTTACTTCCGTCACGGGTTCCCCAAAACTCCTTACACCGAAAGTTTGTTTGCTTTATATTTTTGAAACGCTGTTAAGAATACGAAAATTAATCCGAATCAACTATTTCCCTTTACACTGAGAACTTGAGAACTCAAAAGGTAACAACTAATACGTCTGACCTGGggtactctacaacagggataggtcactcgcttgctttctttaccatttgtactaattaacgtgtacctcgtcatgctccaacgcacacagtgacttggctcgttcccagcgcaaatTCAATTGTGTTTAAccgaacttcagccagtttattgtatcagtcggaattttacaatgaatgactgaatgaattTTAGTAAGAagtaagagcaagaattatgtgaatgaatgaaagaaagaaagaaaaagaataaaaggaaGAAggacatatgtgaatgaatgaaagaataaatgatacaccgcggccttccctcccaaaacatgttgaaGTGCGCAAAAGTATCGTGAGGAcgcgtgttaacatcagctgtcctttttaaaaaatctactttgagacatttttgtttacattaataattaaataTCAGATaccttattgcatgtggggaattgaatggACATTAAGAAAATGTTAACTGatactgtcacactgccctcaaaaataaagtgtaaaactcccACAAAGccttctaaaacacctttccagttttggcaaataataagatcaacaagaaagaaagaagttatggatcTATAACTCTCAAGCGTCAAttgcgaatcagatcagatcggcaatatgtcatatttttcacacacctctatACACTCCtagcattttgttttagattatggaactattacttgcaaacacatttcacctgatagtatattcgcctcataagaattaaaggtgtatttgaaagatgtatttgaagtaataactagaaacactcaaacaacggcgtatagcatttcaatggcagatcagatcagattggcgatatgtcatatatttcacacacctcaaatacaccctaacatgcttttttagattatgaaactatcactattacttgcaaacacatttcacctgatagtatatcagtaattaaaggtgtatgtgaaagatgtttttgaggaagtaactaggaatactcaaacaacggcatatagcattttaatggcagatcagaacagatcggcgatatgtcatatatttcacacacctcaaatacacctaaCATTCTttcttagattatgaaactatcactattacctgcaaacacatTTTACCTGATTGTGTGAAACTCTGTTGTGTTTTGATTATCTCACTTTATCTAATTGCTCAACAACAAAACTCAAGTGTCAACATATTGCAAGGAGCTATTTGTACACAGGTCACATGTTCAGTCTGATGACTAAATCAAAGCATCATTTTCACTCCTGTGTCCATATGTTCTGTTCTGAATCTCTTGTCTCTCCGAGGTCCCTTTTCAgttaaataggtttgtttgttactatcaaaattatatatctaGAGACTACTAATAAGCATTGGTCTAATGTTCCCTGGTACAGCGTCTGTTATTATTTGCAGGAAAACTCACTGCATGGTTCGGGTTACAAAAAACATCTCCAGCACTCATGTCTGGCAGGACTAGTATCTCCTGTAATATTAACATTTGCAAACTCCCAATTCGCAAGTGGTGAGGCATTAAGCTAATGAGGCTAAGGGTCTTGTACCATGTTTGTGAAATATCTATGATAGGTTATATAAGTTTATGAGCTAAGCAAGTCTAGCTATGTGTGGCTTAAAGTCCCTGCTTGAAAAAAGGCTCCTTTAGAATCgtgtttgatatatattagTATTTTATTGGAAGACACATGGCAACCAATGCTTCATTGTTACTATCATGGTAAAGCACAAGTTCACAGGCTTTCAGTGTCTAATATTTGGAACTCCTGCCAAAGGCGGTGTTATGTTGTCTGGAAATTATGGCCTTTTGTAATGATAAGTAATTGTTCAATATACATATGATATTTTGAAGCATGATCTCAGCTGACTCTGACACTTTGCACGTGTGCCCCCTACCCTTTCCACACCCGTTTAAATTTGCTATATACGTTTGTGCCAAAATAATGTAAAGAAATGAGATGGTTGAATGTGGTTACCCAAGGTAGTGACCTCACCATTCTGGTACGTTCCACTGTGTTGAGAGATGGCAGAGCTTGGCAAGATACaaatataatgtttgtcatgtaAACCTGTATCTGATTTTTGTGGAATTTGATTGAAGGTGATTCCTGCAGTTCGAGATAGATGTTATACTTTTAATCttccaaatatttttttccaattGAAATTAAGTTCTTGCcttttatgaaaataatatatttttaagGCACTATGGGTCGGTGTTATTGTGGCATTTCACCTGACAAGCGAACCTTTCAGCCAGGAGCGTACCCCACCATCCAACAATTATTGAAACCGCTTGGTTATGTAAGTGGACAAATTGCAGTATAACAAATTCTCTATAATCTACCCAAGAGATGCAATAAAAAAGGTGTGAAATAAACGTCCCTATGGGTTATCTGCATTCCGA
It encodes:
- the LOC137261199 gene encoding small ribosomal subunit protein uS17-like, producing the protein MAEQTERSFQRQPTVFLNKKSLLSGKGKKNLRYVRNVGLGFKTPREAIDGTYIDKKCPFTGNVSIRGRILSGVVLKMKMQRTIVIRREYLHYVKKYNRFEKRHKNMSVHLSPCFRDVTIGDVVTVGECRPLSKTVRYNVLKVAKGSGSKKAFQKF